The Pelosinus sp. IPA-1 genome window below encodes:
- a CDS encoding ammonium transporter, producing MKQLIIRIGTYILFMMFTTTTAFAEASVSNEFPKIDTGDTAFLLTCAALVMLMTPGLALFYGGMVRAKNVLSIIMQSFFLIGLISVQWILFGYTLAFGPDINHLIGSFSWLGLATVGQVPNTDYAATVPHMAFMIFQAMFAIITPAVISGAFAERMKFPAFILFTLLWATFVYDPFAHWVWGTGGWLREMGLLDFAGGTVIEILSGISGLIIAIFIGKRKDYNTEVILPHHLPMTVLGASLLWFGWLGFNAGSAFGANGLAVHAFVTTHAAGAAATLTWVMTEWLYHGKPTVLGAVSGGIAGLVSITPAAGFVDVLPAAFIGGISGVLCFLSVSRLKAKFSYDDSLDVFGVHGIGGIWGTFATGLFASKAINPAGADGFFFGNPHQLTIQLIGIGASVLFAAAGTYMILKIISALAPIRVDADQESVGLDLTEHGERGYIYQDLTAGSPLAFSGNEDPAREMTNLNWGIWPPKP from the coding sequence ATGAAACAGCTAATTATTAGAATAGGTACCTATATTCTCTTTATGATGTTTACTACAACAACGGCCTTCGCAGAAGCCTCGGTATCTAATGAATTTCCCAAAATCGACACGGGTGACACTGCTTTTTTATTAACATGCGCTGCACTCGTTATGCTGATGACGCCTGGCCTAGCATTATTTTATGGCGGTATGGTGAGGGCTAAAAATGTATTGAGTATCATCATGCAAAGTTTTTTTCTAATTGGCCTAATTTCAGTTCAATGGATATTATTTGGTTATACCTTAGCCTTTGGCCCTGATATAAACCACTTAATTGGAAGTTTTTCCTGGCTAGGTCTCGCTACTGTCGGACAAGTGCCGAATACGGATTATGCAGCAACGGTTCCACATATGGCTTTTATGATTTTCCAGGCTATGTTTGCTATTATTACTCCAGCTGTAATCAGTGGTGCCTTTGCCGAAAGGATGAAATTCCCCGCTTTTATTCTTTTCACGCTCCTGTGGGCCACCTTTGTTTACGATCCTTTTGCTCATTGGGTATGGGGCACAGGTGGCTGGCTACGAGAAATGGGGCTGCTAGATTTCGCCGGTGGTACGGTGATCGAAATCTTATCAGGTATATCTGGACTTATCATTGCGATCTTTATCGGAAAACGTAAGGATTATAATACCGAGGTTATTCTCCCCCACCATCTTCCAATGACCGTTCTCGGCGCCTCTTTACTATGGTTTGGTTGGTTAGGTTTTAATGCAGGCAGTGCCTTTGGCGCCAATGGTTTGGCTGTACATGCTTTTGTTACTACCCATGCTGCAGGTGCAGCGGCCACCTTGACTTGGGTAATGACCGAATGGCTATATCATGGTAAACCAACTGTTTTAGGTGCCGTCAGTGGTGGCATCGCTGGATTAGTATCTATTACACCTGCAGCAGGGTTTGTCGATGTCCTGCCCGCCGCTTTTATTGGAGGTATATCAGGCGTTTTATGTTTCTTATCTGTTAGCCGCTTAAAAGCAAAATTCAGTTACGACGACTCTCTTGACGTTTTTGGCGTCCATGGCATCGGCGGCATTTGGGGAACTTTTGCTACTGGCTTATTTGCATCGAAAGCGATAAACCCAGCAGGAGCAGACGGCTTCTTTTTTGGCAACCCTCATCAATTAACGATACAATTAATTGGCATTGGAGCCAGCGTACTCTTCGCAGCAGCCGGAACCTATATGATCCTCAAAATCATCAGCGCTCTTGCTCCTATACGTGTTGATGCCGATCAAGAATCGGTAGGGCTTGATCTTACAGAACATGGTGAACGAGGCTACATCTATCAAGATCTAACAGCCGGATCTCCTCTTGCTTTCTCTGGCAATGAAGACCCTGCGCGAGAAATGACAAACCTAAATTGGGGAATTTGGCCACCAAAACCATAA
- a CDS encoding P-II family nitrogen regulator: MKMTKIDIVTRPGKLEELKEALNTIGVTGMTVSQVFGCGLQKGHTEIYRGKEYNINLLAGIKIEIVVCEVPVEKVIATVKRVCSTGKIGDGKIFIYPIENAIRIRTGEEGAIAILDPKDIRKDLV; encoded by the coding sequence ATGAAAATGACCAAAATTGACATAGTAACTCGTCCCGGTAAATTGGAAGAATTAAAAGAGGCGTTAAATACGATTGGCGTTACCGGTATGACTGTAAGTCAAGTCTTTGGCTGTGGTTTACAGAAAGGCCATACAGAGATATATCGAGGTAAGGAGTATAACATTAACCTTTTAGCTGGCATCAAAATAGAAATCGTAGTATGTGAGGTCCCTGTCGAAAAGGTAATCGCAACAGTAAAAAGGGTGTGTTCTACGGGTAAAATCGGAGATGGAAAGATCTTTATTTATCCTATTGAAAATGCTATTCGAATTCGTACTGGTGAAGAAGGAGCTATTGCAATCCTAGATCCAAAAGATATAAGAAAAGACTTGGTTTAG
- a CDS encoding ATP-binding protein: MNVELTLLLVLSGASFSISYYIWRNQFVYGLWLFWSITFLGLMLDVIGFFIYEGWDSAMISIAAAFLCIVVTSFLTFKFVAVVPTAKNIIFENMGEGVVVLDTKNRILDINHRLEKIVNIKKSDVVGISVEKITSKWLKQAVQGDGPVRYSITMQLGDVYYEVNSKLLEHEGKVVGRVVVLSNITSRILAEQRLGQLLQSEEKLLQTEVLAHMMFNHHQALMMIIESKTGHILEANKAAENFYQIPLVGRLTSELLESPHNVVEQDIEQYAKIGEYQFTTRHRLASGEVKDLSVHLTTKVVGEMILSFSISEDITEKLQLEKALREAKEKAENANQAKDNFLAIISHELRTPMNGILGMAKLVLGTKLQPDQRESLELVLVSGEKLLGLLNDLLDLAKINDGKLELECIYFSLQDMMNEFGRLIKIKSRKKGLQCMIHIEDDVPMGLYGDPRRLQQILMNLADNAVKFTKSGLIAITVNVKQRLDGTIKLLFTVRDTGIGIPQDKINVIFHKFTQVDSSTTRKYGGTGLGLSIVKHLVESMDGAVWVESSLGKGSSFYFTIDFAVPKNIPDNSLLELGSQESNKEHENIKPLKILLVEDEFINQKVAIKLLSNQGHIVTLASNGRQGVELFSTEHFDVIFMDIQMPEMDGIQATAAIREVEKRAGGTKHTPIIAMTAYAMKGDRERMLAAGLDEYVSKPLDFDLLTSILTKIDQERYGSGVKDDLINPTEDQEVLNSTYLEQLMTLCMDDVETVRAVISCFLDNGAQYMENIEKAVAEKDAIQLKMSAHRLKGAATYFGNQTVVDCAARLEKMGHDKQLSEIEMVFEQLQKATDELKLGLKEAWDVLNQKR, translated from the coding sequence ATGAATGTAGAACTTACATTACTATTAGTGCTGTCGGGAGCTTCTTTTTCGATTTCTTACTATATTTGGCGAAACCAATTTGTATATGGATTATGGTTGTTTTGGAGTATAACCTTCTTAGGGCTTATGTTAGATGTGATTGGATTTTTTATATATGAAGGCTGGGATAGTGCAATGATAAGCATAGCCGCAGCATTTCTATGTATAGTAGTTACTAGTTTTCTTACTTTTAAATTTGTCGCCGTAGTGCCAACGGCTAAAAACATAATATTTGAAAATATGGGCGAAGGCGTAGTCGTACTTGATACTAAAAATCGGATACTCGACATAAATCACAGGCTTGAAAAGATCGTAAATATTAAAAAAAGTGATGTAGTAGGAATTTCGGTAGAAAAGATAACATCTAAATGGCTGAAACAAGCGGTTCAAGGTGATGGCCCTGTGCGTTATTCTATTACGATGCAACTTGGAGATGTCTATTATGAGGTTAATTCTAAATTATTAGAGCATGAGGGGAAGGTAGTTGGTAGGGTCGTTGTATTATCGAATATTACAAGTCGTATTTTGGCGGAGCAACGCCTAGGACAGTTGTTGCAATCAGAAGAAAAACTACTGCAGACTGAAGTACTAGCTCATATGATGTTTAATCATCATCAAGCTTTGATGATGATAATCGAAAGTAAGACAGGGCATATACTGGAGGCTAACAAAGCGGCAGAAAACTTTTATCAAATCCCTTTAGTTGGACGCTTAACTTCCGAATTGCTTGAGTCGCCTCACAATGTAGTGGAACAGGATATAGAACAATATGCTAAGATTGGAGAGTATCAGTTTACGACACGGCATAGGCTCGCATCCGGTGAAGTAAAAGATTTATCCGTGCATCTGACAACAAAGGTAGTTGGTGAGATGATATTATCCTTTTCAATTTCCGAAGATATTACGGAAAAACTGCAATTGGAGAAAGCGCTGCGAGAGGCTAAAGAAAAAGCGGAAAATGCAAACCAGGCGAAGGATAATTTTTTGGCGATTATTAGTCATGAGCTTCGTACTCCGATGAATGGTATCTTAGGTATGGCGAAATTGGTATTGGGAACGAAATTACAACCTGACCAGCGGGAAAGTTTAGAATTGGTATTGGTTTCGGGAGAAAAGCTATTAGGTTTGTTAAATGATTTATTGGATTTAGCAAAAATAAATGATGGGAAGCTAGAATTGGAATGTATTTATTTTTCATTGCAGGATATGATGAATGAATTTGGTAGGCTTATAAAGATAAAATCACGGAAAAAAGGTCTACAGTGTATGATCCATATTGAGGATGACGTACCAATGGGATTGTATGGCGATCCTAGGCGTTTACAGCAAATTTTAATGAATTTAGCAGATAATGCAGTCAAATTTACGAAAAGTGGATTAATTGCCATTACTGTCAATGTAAAGCAACGGCTTGATGGGACGATAAAACTCTTATTTACTGTACGGGATACGGGGATCGGTATTCCTCAGGACAAGATTAATGTTATTTTTCATAAGTTTACACAAGTTGATTCATCGACGACACGTAAATATGGTGGCACTGGTTTAGGGCTTAGCATTGTAAAACATTTGGTAGAAAGTATGGATGGCGCGGTATGGGTAGAGAGCAGCTTAGGAAAAGGCAGTTCTTTTTATTTCACGATTGACTTTGCTGTACCTAAGAATATCCCTGATAACAGCCTCTTAGAACTGGGCTCTCAGGAGAGCAATAAAGAACATGAAAATATTAAACCACTGAAGATTCTATTAGTTGAAGATGAATTTATTAACCAAAAAGTGGCTATAAAATTACTGTCGAATCAAGGTCATATAGTTACCTTAGCGAGTAATGGACGTCAAGGGGTAGAACTATTTTCGACGGAGCACTTTGATGTAATTTTTATGGATATACAAATGCCAGAAATGGATGGAATTCAAGCAACCGCAGCGATTCGTGAAGTAGAAAAAAGAGCTGGTGGTACTAAGCATACTCCTATTATAGCTATGACGGCTTATGCCATGAAAGGGGATCGGGAGCGTATGCTAGCTGCAGGATTGGATGAATATGTAAGTAAACCCCTAGATTTTGATTTACTTACTTCCATATTAACAAAAATCGATCAAGAGAGGTATGGTAGTGGGGTGAAGGATGATTTAATAAACCCAACTGAGGACCAAGAAGTCTTGAATAGTACCTATCTGGAGCAACTCATGACGTTATGCATGGATGACGTAGAAACTGTTAGAGCTGTTATTAGTTGTTTTCTAGATAATGGTGCCCAATATATGGAGAATATAGAAAAAGCAGTAGCGGAAAAGGATGCCATCCAACTAAAAATGAGTGCTCATCGCTTAAAAGGTGCCGCTACATATTTTGGCAATCAGACAGTGGTAGATTGTGCAGCTCGGCTAGAGAAGATGGGACATGACAAACAACTATCTGAAATTGAAATGGTTTTTGAGCAGCTTCAAAAAGCTACAGATGAATTAAAGTTAGGGTTAAAAGAGGCTTGGGATGTTTTAAATCAAAAAAGATAA
- a CDS encoding DNA-binding response regulator, giving the protein MKKAKVLLVDDDGIALLVHKKMLEGYSHVITATNANDALELIKKDSSIAVIVSDQYMPEMNGIELLQIVRTMAPAMVRIMITGFADLDVAMQAVNMGNVFRFLMKPCCKEDLVLAVADGIDKYCKITGGTLEHEVLTEQLTEREREVLIMLGNGFTSGEISLAMGITIGTVKTHVNHIFGKLEVNSRIKAVARAKKIGII; this is encoded by the coding sequence ATGAAAAAAGCTAAAGTCCTATTGGTTGATGATGATGGTATTGCCCTATTGGTACATAAGAAGATGTTGGAGGGATATTCTCATGTCATAACAGCAACGAATGCAAATGATGCCTTAGAATTAATAAAGAAGGATTCTTCGATTGCTGTAATTGTATCTGATCAGTACATGCCTGAAATGAATGGGATTGAACTATTACAAATTGTACGTACAATGGCGCCTGCTATGGTTCGCATTATGATTACCGGTTTTGCAGATTTAGATGTTGCAATGCAGGCAGTAAATATGGGTAATGTTTTTCGTTTTTTAATGAAACCTTGTTGCAAGGAAGATTTGGTACTAGCGGTAGCGGACGGGATTGATAAATACTGTAAGATAACTGGAGGAACTTTAGAACACGAAGTACTAACCGAACAGTTGACAGAGAGAGAGCGAGAGGTTCTCATCATGTTAGGTAACGGCTTTACAAGCGGAGAGATTTCCTTGGCTATGGGAATTACCATTGGTACTGTTAAAACACATGTAAACCATATTTTTGGTAAGTTAGAGGTTAACAGCAGAATTAAAGCGGTAGCCCGAGCAAAAAAAATTGGTATTATATAA
- a CDS encoding type IA DNA topoisomerase — protein MKKLIIAEKPSVARNIADAINAKVRKDGFIEGNDYVITWAFGHLLQLYDVKDYDPSLKGWRLENFPYIPQEFKYKVKTSGINKEQVDSGAQKQINIINTLIARSDIEGIIAATDDDREGQVIFDEITIYLKTQKPIERLLLNEWTSDEVQRGLKNLKPNSNMQSLQDAGIGRQLADWLIGINLTSVATVKYRGDEKIKVLNIGRVLLPTLKIIYDRDKEIESFQESRYYKLIAEFNTRENVTFEGTYYEDDNEKFEQQEYLDVIREKINGKNAVVMAKTVERKKEYPPFLFNLSNLQGVITSKYKDWTSDKVLKTAQSLYEKKAITYPRTASQVLDESLIEKTEKVLNTHKQGNPFANEIIFHTAKRIFDSKKVESHSAIIPTYMLPGNLTNDEKIVYDEIKNRFLAQFMPIAESEETILTIKIDDNLLKGIFISKGKVQLTEGWKKIEKVTTKEVDLPMIKEKEQLVVENGKVTEIKRKAPKAHNEKTLLRVMETCGKSYEKEDSEEMMLAILSGFSIGTPATRAETIKKLKDVGYIRAKGKSLVCTDLGRMLVESFPVPDLFDLEYTGKLEKTLADIEKRKFHKSDFINMIVEFINKSVNDIKNDPKFGAKSTVASDVEILGQCPECSSPVVETPKSFGCSNWKNGCKFAIWKDDRYITSFGKQVSPEMIRLLLQNGRVGFRGLKSKKGTNFAAYFHYVKDENTSRYNWSIEFIDN, from the coding sequence ATGAAAAAATTGATTATTGCAGAAAAACCATCTGTAGCGAGAAATATTGCTGATGCAATAAATGCAAAGGTTAGAAAAGATGGATTTATTGAAGGAAATGACTATGTAATAACTTGGGCCTTCGGACATTTATTGCAATTATATGATGTGAAAGATTATGATCCGTCGTTAAAAGGCTGGCGATTGGAAAATTTCCCTTATATTCCACAGGAATTTAAATATAAAGTCAAAACCTCTGGGATTAATAAAGAACAAGTGGATAGCGGGGCGCAAAAGCAAATTAATATTATAAATACTTTGATTGCAAGATCAGATATTGAAGGGATTATTGCTGCAACAGATGATGATCGCGAAGGACAGGTGATTTTCGATGAAATAACAATTTATCTAAAAACGCAGAAACCGATTGAAAGATTACTGTTAAATGAATGGACAAGTGACGAAGTTCAAAGAGGATTGAAGAATTTAAAACCTAATAGCAATATGCAATCTTTACAGGATGCGGGAATAGGACGTCAACTGGCCGATTGGCTAATTGGCATTAATCTTACCTCAGTGGCGACTGTAAAATATCGCGGTGACGAAAAAATAAAAGTTTTAAATATTGGACGGGTCTTATTGCCAACATTGAAGATTATTTATGATCGTGATAAAGAAATAGAAAGCTTCCAAGAATCTAGGTATTATAAATTGATCGCAGAATTTAATACACGCGAAAATGTTACGTTTGAAGGTACCTATTATGAAGATGATAATGAAAAGTTTGAGCAGCAAGAGTATCTAGACGTCATAAGAGAGAAAATAAATGGCAAGAACGCTGTGGTTATGGCCAAGACGGTTGAAAGAAAAAAAGAATATCCACCATTTTTATTTAATTTATCGAACCTACAAGGGGTTATCACCAGTAAATATAAAGACTGGACATCAGATAAAGTATTAAAGACAGCACAATCTTTATATGAAAAAAAGGCTATTACTTATCCGCGTACGGCTAGCCAGGTTCTGGATGAAAGTTTAATAGAGAAAACTGAAAAAGTATTAAATACTCATAAGCAGGGTAATCCATTTGCGAATGAGATTATATTTCACACGGCTAAAAGGATATTTGATAGTAAAAAGGTTGAAAGCCATTCAGCAATCATTCCTACATACATGTTACCGGGGAATTTAACCAATGATGAAAAGATTGTCTATGATGAAATAAAAAATCGTTTTCTAGCGCAATTTATGCCTATTGCTGAGAGCGAGGAAACTATTTTAACTATTAAGATTGATGATAATCTGCTAAAAGGGATATTTATCAGTAAAGGCAAAGTTCAGCTTACTGAGGGATGGAAAAAAATAGAGAAGGTAACTACTAAAGAAGTAGATTTGCCAATGATAAAGGAAAAGGAACAGTTGGTAGTCGAAAATGGAAAGGTAACTGAAATTAAGCGTAAAGCCCCTAAAGCTCATAACGAAAAAACGTTGTTACGGGTTATGGAGACTTGTGGGAAAAGTTATGAAAAAGAAGATTCTGAAGAAATGATGTTGGCAATACTGAGCGGATTTAGTATCGGGACACCGGCAACTAGGGCTGAGACAATAAAAAAACTAAAAGACGTTGGCTATATAAGAGCCAAAGGGAAAAGTCTTGTTTGCACTGATCTAGGCAGAATGCTAGTTGAAAGCTTTCCGGTACCTGATCTGTTTGATTTAGAGTATACTGGTAAGCTTGAAAAAACACTTGCCGATATTGAAAAAAGGAAATTTCACAAAAGCGATTTTATTAATATGATAGTAGAGTTTATAAATAAATCAGTTAATGATATAAAAAATGATCCGAAATTCGGCGCGAAAAGTACTGTGGCCAGCGATGTGGAAATATTGGGGCAGTGTCCGGAATGCAGTAGTCCTGTGGTGGAAACGCCTAAAAGCTTTGGTTGTAGCAATTGGAAAAATGGCTGTAAATTTGCGATATGGAAAGATGATCGATACATTACGAGTTTTGGCAAGCAAGTTTCGCCGGAAATGATTAGACTGTTGCTGCAAAATGGCCGGGTAGGTTTTCGGGGGCTAAAAAGTAAAAAAGGAACAAATTTTGCTGCATATTTTCATTATGTAAAAGATGAGAATACGAGCCGCTATAATTGGAGCATAGAGTTTATTGATAATTGA